The sequence TAATTTGGGTTTTACAGTAAAATAACCTATTTGAACAGCATTGTAGCCGTCTGTTAAAACTGTTTTAATTTGTGTAATTATACATGGTCCTGCTTTAATTACTGTTACAGGTACAATTTTACCTAACTCATCAAAAATTTGAGTCATTCGGGCTTTGTCAGAGATGTCCGCAATCAGTGGACAAAACTCAATACCATCGAACTTCTTACTCAACTCGTGATGGACAGTAAAAAGGGACGGCTCCGCTCGCTCGACTATTAAAACTCTCTCAGGCTGAAAGGCCGCGATCTGACGCGCCAATTCACTGCCGATAGAACCACCACCACCGGTCACCATCACCGTTTTAGAACCAATAAATTCACTTAAGGTCGACTCTTCTAGGCAAACCGGGTCTCGGCCGAGTAAATCCTCTAGCTCCACATCACGAATACGGCTGATCTCAACTTCACCCTGCAAAATTTCGCGTAAATTTGGGATGATTCGAACCTTGATCGGAATTGTATCGCATAAGGATTTGATTCGGCGTATCTCCCCACCCGATGCCGTAGCAATCGTAATGACGACATGATCGATACCCATTCTCTCGACTATTTCGGGTAAATCTTCTGTGGTGCCCACGACGCGAACCCCGTGCACCATCAATCCCAGTTTCTGTTTATCATCATCAACAAACCCCATGACGCGGAGGCCGGCGTTTACCGAATTAAGTTCACGAGCAGCGATGACCCCAGCCCGGCCAGCACCAACCAATAACACGGGAATCCTGCTTTGTTCCGCGCTTGGACCCATGAGACGGGATTCCGAACCTTCGTGTATGATTCGCCTTAAGACGCGCGCTCCAACAATCCCACCAAATGCTATCAGTGTATCCATCAACGTGATGGAGAGCGGAACCTTCCAAACATCAAAGGTTGTCGGTAAGAAAAAACGAATCAACAGCAGCGGTACCGCTGACAAGATTGCTGCCCGGCCAAAAATACTCAACTCTCGAAGCCCAACATAGCGCCACATAATTGTGTGTACACGCATGAGGTAAA comes from Deltaproteobacteria bacterium and encodes:
- a CDS encoding polysaccharide biosynthesis protein, encoding MKLGINWRKAKRVIQFGMDLFVLSSAFLIAYLLRFDFELSEISRNDLLAQLPYVVALQMTALYLMRVHTIMWRYVGLRELSIFGRAAILSAVPLLLIRFFLPTTFDVWKVPLSITLMDTLIAFGGIVGARVLRRIIHEGSESRLMGPSAEQSRIPVLLVGAGRAGVIAARELNSVNAGLRVMGFVDDDKQKLGLMVHGVRVVGTTEDLPEIVERMGIDHVVITIATASGGEIRRIKSLCDTIPIKVRIIPNLREILQGEVEISRIRDVELEDLLGRDPVCLEESTLSEFIGSKTVMVTGGGGSIGSELARQIAAFQPERVLIVERAEPSLFTVHHELSKKFDGIEFCPLIADISDKARMTQIFDELGKIVPVTVIKAGPCIITQIKTVLTDGYNAVQIGYFTVKPKL